In Pirellulales bacterium, the DNA window CGTCGTCACCGAGGGCCCCGACGAAGCTCTGCGCCACCCAAGACTCCAACCGCTCGACACGCTCGAGCACGGGCTGGTTCGATTGGGGCGGGGGGATTCGAGCGAAGTGATCTTCGCGCTGGGGCAATTCGCCGAGCCCACCACGCCCGTGGCAGCGGCGATTGAAGTCGATCTGCCGGTCGACGTCTCGGCGCGCGAATTGGCGCTCGTCTGCCGCCTGCTCGGCGAGATCGTCTGGCTGCGTCGCGCCGTGCGCGCCGGCGGACACGAACGAGAGCAACTGCGCGAGCAGGCCCACACCGACGAACTGACCGGGCTGCCCAATCGCCGCGCGTGGGACGATGCGCTGGCTCGTCTGACGGACGACGAGCTGCGGTCGTGCGTCGTGGCGATCTTCGATCTCGATCACTTCAAGCAGGTCAACGACCGCGCCGGGCATCTCGTCGGAGACACCGTGCTGCGTGCCGCGGCCGGGGCGCTCGCCGGCAGTATTCGCCGACATGATTCTGTAGCACGTTTGGGTGGGGACGAGTTCGGGCTGATTCTGACCGAACTCGCGCCCGCTTCGGTCGAAGGCGTGCTCGCGCGGCTGCGCGCCGAGATCGCCCGCTCGACGAGCGAAATCATTACGCCTTCCGTAACCGTCAGCGTCGGCTACGCCGTGGTGGCGCCGTCAGAAGCGGAAAAAGCGCGTGCTGGTGCGGTGTGGGCGTGCTTCGCCGCGGCCGACCGTGCGTTGCGTCAGGCGAAGCTCGCGGGGCGCGATCGCGCCATCGCCGCGCCGGCGGCGGAACCGTAGGCCCGCTGCGGTGTTGGTGTCCCGGCAGCGAGAAGCATCGCGAGACCGCGAATTCGCTGGCCACCGCGTGTGACCAATCGCCATTAGAATCTTGAATACAAGCACTTCTGCCGTCCGAGGGCCCGTTGGTGAATTGTCGAGGCACGATTTCACCGTTACACTGCTAACAGCCGGCGGCACTGTCCGCGCGCGTGTCGCCCTCGGAAGTGGAGACCTCATGAGTCCATCTGTCGCCAAACGCGAAAACTCTGCCACGGAAGTCGCGCGACTTCAACTCGGCGATCGTGACTTCGAACTACCGGTCGTGGTCGGCACCGAGCAGGAACGCGCGATCGATATCTCGAGCCTGCGCGCTGCGACGGGCCACGTCACGCTCGACGAAGGCTACGTCAACACCGGCGCCACGCTCAGCTCGATCACCTATCTCGACGGCGAGAAGGGAATCTTGCGCTACCGCGGGTATCCGATCGAGGTGCTCGCCGAGCGCTGCGACTTCATCGAGGTGGCCTACCTGCTCATGTACGGCGAGTTGCCCAACGTGCAGCAGCTCGAGAAGTTCCGCGCGTCGTTGCGGCGGCACACGATGCTGCACGAGGACATGCGGTCGTTCTACAACGGCTTTCCGCGCGACGCGCACCCGATGGCCATCCTCAGCTCGGTGGTCGGCGCGCTGTCGACGTTCTATCAGGACTATCTGAACCCACGCGATCCGCGGCAGGTCGAGGTCTCGATCTTCCGCCTGCTGGCCAAGCTGCCGACCATCGCGGCCTACAGCTACAAGAAGTCGATCGGCCAGCCCTTCGTCTATCCGCAGAACGATCTGAACTACTGCCAGAACTTCCTGCAGATGATGTTCGCCGTACCGAGCGAGCCCTACGAGCTCGACGCCGATTTCGTCGACGCCTTGAACCTGCTGCTGATCGTGCATGCCGACCACGAGCAGAACTGCAGCACCTCGACGGTGCGCATGGTGGGATCGAGCGACGCGAATCTCTTCGCCTCGATCTCGGCCGGCATCTGCGCGCTGTGGGGGCCGCTGCACGGCGGCGCCAACCAGGCCTGCGTCGAGATGCTCGAAAAGATCCTGGCCGATGGCGGCAACGTGCGCAAGTACGTCAACCTGGCCAAAGAAAAGAACAGCGGCTTCCGCCTGATGGGCTTCGGCCACCGCGTCTACAAGAATTTCGATCCGCGGGCCAAGATCATCAAGCAGACCTGCGATCGCCTGCTGACCAAGCGGAAGATCAAGGACCCCATCTTCGACATCGCGCAAGAGTTGGAAGAAGTGGCCCTGTCGGATCCCTACTTCATCGAGAAGAAGCTCTACCCGAACGTCGATTTCTACTCGGGCGTGATCTACCGCGCGATCGGTATTCCGATACAGATGTTCACGGTGCTGTTTGCGATGGGGCGTCTGCCGGGTTGGATCGCCCACTGGCTCGAAATGCATGCCTCGCCCGGCAAGAAGATCTGCCGGCCACGGCAGATTTACACGGGCGAGACCGAACGCTCGTTCATTCCTTTGGAGCAACGCTAGCGACGAGAAGAGCTGGGGAGCACGCTCCCGCGAACCGCGCCTTGCGAGGGAACAGCGTCGGCGCGTCCTGCCTCATCCGCGGTCCGGCTGAGGTCTCTGATTTCGGGTTGCAGTCATCGTCTTGCGGCGGGCAGCCTGAAATCGGATACCTGGGCATACACTCGGGCCTATCTCCAGCGTTGCCTCGCGCCCTGGGCCGAAGCGCCGTTTCGCGATTCCATACCGCTGCCAGGGTCGCACACGCCCCGGATGCGTTTACCCCAGAGGGAAGTTCCTCCGATGTCGAAAAACGTCGTCATCTTCTGGCCGGGCGATTACCGCGCCGAGCCCAATCAACTGGCCGTGCCGCAGGTTCGCGAAACCACCGAGCAGTTGAGCCGCGCGCTGAAGAAGCTGGGCCGCAAGCCACGTGTGATTCGCTCGTTCCTCCGCAAGCCGCACGAATCGATCGAGCATCTCGGCCCGGTCGACGACCCGATGATCGGCGTCTTCTGCCACTGGACCTACGGCCCCCACACCTGCGACGGCGTGGTCGGCAAGGACAATCCGTTGCTCTTGGCCTCGAATTTCTCGGGCATGTGGCCGGGACTGGTCGCGCTGCTCAATACCAGCGCCTGCCTGACGAGCCTCGACCGGCAGCACTCGCGCATCTGGACCGACGCCGGCGACTGGACCAAGGATCGGCGGTTCATGGAGCAACTCGACGAATGGTGCGCGTCGGGGCAGATCCGCCATCCGGCCGACGAGCTGCACTACTCGGCGCCCGTCTCCGAAGGGGCCGCCGCCACGGCCGAAGAGGTCCACCGCGAGATCAAGCAGCGCCGCATCATGGCGCTGATGCTGGGCGATACGTCGATGGGCATGATCAAT includes these proteins:
- a CDS encoding citrate synthase, which produces MSPSVAKRENSATEVARLQLGDRDFELPVVVGTEQERAIDISSLRAATGHVTLDEGYVNTGATLSSITYLDGEKGILRYRGYPIEVLAERCDFIEVAYLLMYGELPNVQQLEKFRASLRRHTMLHEDMRSFYNGFPRDAHPMAILSSVVGALSTFYQDYLNPRDPRQVEVSIFRLLAKLPTIAAYSYKKSIGQPFVYPQNDLNYCQNFLQMMFAVPSEPYELDADFVDALNLLLIVHADHEQNCSTSTVRMVGSSDANLFASISAGICALWGPLHGGANQACVEMLEKILADGGNVRKYVNLAKEKNSGFRLMGFGHRVYKNFDPRAKIIKQTCDRLLTKRKIKDPIFDIAQELEEVALSDPYFIEKKLYPNVDFYSGVIYRAIGIPIQMFTVLFAMGRLPGWIAHWLEMHASPGKKICRPRQIYTGETERSFIPLEQR
- a CDS encoding GGDEF domain-containing protein produces the protein MTVASQPAILLLSADRREVRRWTAALETVAAQLWLSADDVPTGEALVARPLVVVTEGPDEALRHPRLQPLDTLEHGLVRLGRGDSSEVIFALGQFAEPTTPVAAAIEVDLPVDVSARELALVCRLLGEIVWLRRAVRAGGHEREQLREQAHTDELTGLPNRRAWDDALARLTDDELRSCVVAIFDLDHFKQVNDRAGHLVGDTVLRAAAGALAGSIRRHDSVARLGGDEFGLILTELAPASVEGVLARLRAEIARSTSEIITPSVTVSVGYAVVAPSEAEKARAGAVWACFAAADRALRQAKLAGRDRAIAAPAAEP